In Fibrobacter succinogenes, the following are encoded in one genomic region:
- a CDS encoding cupin domain-containing protein, with the protein MEKELFEKFNNGELRLPSNTKAFKDIAWSKHPTFEGVELKHIITSKETGGTFSYHLVRIAPNKSIKNHIHETQLETHEIIAGSGVCINDGVKLDYVPGVISIMPAKIPHEVNAGDEGLYMFAKFIPALC; encoded by the coding sequence ATGGAAAAAGAACTTTTTGAAAAATTCAACAACGGCGAACTCAGACTCCCCAGCAACACAAAAGCATTCAAGGATATCGCCTGGAGCAAGCACCCGACTTTTGAAGGAGTCGAACTCAAGCACATCATCACCTCGAAAGAAACTGGCGGCACATTCAGCTACCACCTCGTTCGCATCGCACCAAATAAAAGCATCAAGAATCACATTCACGAAACGCAACTCGAAACTCACGAAATCATCGCTGGGAGCGGCGTGTGCATAAATGACGGCGTCAAACTCGATTACGTCCCAGGCGTGATTTCGATTATGCCCGCAAAAATTCCCCACGAAGTAAACGCAGGCGACGAAGGGCTTTACATGTTCGCAAAATTCATTCCCGCGCTATGTTAA
- a CDS encoding AraC family transcriptional regulator: MPEISYSKKNDQIECVRYKDWQKSYPSHTHTDHLTVGYIEEGSVCLVMNGVAEIYSAGDKFQIPPNVLHEIKTFDGRSYSMVVLCIKVDESKSAGDYENAVARLNELRKSILENPENIYLIEQMAHDSCISPFYMIREFKKAFGLTPHQFQMQCKVRKAQKLLAERSASEVTYDAGFYDQSHMDRCFKKLVGLSPKEYKRAVKPASNNA; the protein is encoded by the coding sequence ATGCCCGAAATTTCGTACAGTAAAAAGAATGATCAAATTGAATGCGTGCGCTATAAGGATTGGCAAAAGTCGTATCCGTCGCATACGCATACGGATCATTTGACTGTCGGCTATATCGAAGAAGGGTCGGTTTGCTTGGTGATGAACGGGGTTGCGGAAATTTACAGTGCCGGCGATAAGTTCCAGATTCCGCCGAACGTATTGCACGAAATCAAGACGTTCGATGGGCGAAGCTATTCGATGGTTGTGTTGTGCATAAAAGTCGATGAATCGAAAAGTGCGGGCGATTATGAAAATGCTGTTGCTCGCTTGAATGAGTTGCGCAAAAGCATTCTCGAAAATCCCGAGAACATCTATTTGATTGAACAGATGGCGCATGATTCTTGCATCAGCCCGTTCTACATGATTCGGGAATTTAAAAAGGCATTCGGGCTTACGCCGCACCAGTTCCAGATGCAATGCAAAGTCCGCAAGGCGCAAAAACTGCTTGCCGAAAGAAGCGCGTCCGAAGTGACTTACGATGCCGGATTTTACGACCAAAGTCACATGGACCGTTGCTTTAAAAAATTAGTTGGGCTCTCGCCTAAAGAATATAAGCGGGCCGTGAAACCCGCATCAAATAATGCCTAA
- a CDS encoding VWA domain-containing protein: MKNKLFILIAIVAFAGAILFIFSGGESESKKTTDGKTTEVDESDDGRTEVAKRADESESIEESASFLSTTTSDHSERAKDHGSKGMPKASLDRGVLKMLASRPVSGEAKFTKDIDKVMKSVSGLSTSGKTVLGGRRGSGGFNEGYVAAGSGGIGDGLAGLLGGSASGIRSSKAKTRTTSRSIDMGVARDEPSLKKSKVRVSERYERVVERDDEPTYRRRHSGRNESRRAGLLTAGEWNDLDNWKFWTNLLDDDDYSGKTDYWKFYPKNLVVVRVVDGNRVGIANVDVELFNSNSKEFATKTDNAGYAYCWINLFKDRSKKPNAKEYSLKVDGDWVKESVKLTTMGDKKFNVNVVVDDEIRHPKAKADVAFIVDATGSMSDEIKFLKSDLSYIIDHASSESKVALRTAALFYRDEGDAYLTRASDFTDDASETQDFVSEQSASGGGDYPEAVHSALEASLQDLSWNGSARARIAFLILDAPAHHENDIIESLQESIMLYAKHGIKLIPVAASGVDKDTEFMLRFFDVATGGTYVFLTDDSGIGNSHIKASVGNYNVESLTDIMIRLIKKYVK, from the coding sequence ATGAAAAACAAACTGTTCATTCTTATTGCAATCGTAGCTTTTGCTGGCGCCATTCTCTTTATCTTTAGCGGCGGTGAGAGCGAAAGTAAAAAAACAACTGACGGCAAAACTACAGAAGTTGATGAGTCTGATGATGGTCGCACGGAAGTTGCAAAACGTGCCGATGAAAGTGAATCCATTGAAGAGTCAGCATCGTTTTTATCGACCACTACATCGGATCATTCGGAACGTGCGAAGGATCATGGCTCTAAAGGGATGCCAAAGGCGTCTCTTGATCGCGGAGTGCTAAAAATGTTGGCTTCAAGACCTGTTTCTGGAGAAGCTAAATTTACAAAAGATATAGATAAAGTAATGAAAAGCGTAAGCGGTCTTTCTACATCGGGAAAAACAGTACTTGGCGGTAGACGTGGATCTGGCGGTTTTAACGAAGGTTATGTTGCTGCTGGTTCAGGCGGTATTGGAGATGGTTTAGCGGGACTGCTTGGAGGTAGCGCTTCAGGTATAAGATCTTCTAAAGCGAAAACTAGAACAACATCAAGATCTATTGATATGGGAGTAGCACGAGATGAACCCTCTCTGAAAAAAAGCAAGGTTCGAGTTTCTGAACGCTATGAACGTGTTGTTGAACGCGACGATGAGCCTACTTATAGAAGAAGGCATAGTGGCAGGAATGAAAGCCGAAGGGCTGGATTGCTCACTGCAGGCGAGTGGAACGATTTGGACAATTGGAAGTTTTGGACAAATCTTCTCGATGATGACGATTATAGTGGGAAGACCGATTACTGGAAATTTTATCCGAAAAATCTCGTAGTGGTAAGAGTGGTTGATGGCAACAGGGTCGGTATCGCCAATGTTGACGTGGAACTCTTTAACAGCAATTCAAAGGAATTTGCAACCAAGACAGATAATGCCGGGTATGCATACTGCTGGATAAACTTGTTTAAAGATCGCTCCAAGAAACCCAATGCTAAGGAATACTCATTGAAGGTCGATGGTGACTGGGTAAAGGAATCTGTAAAGCTCACCACTATGGGTGACAAAAAATTTAATGTCAACGTTGTGGTCGATGATGAAATCAGGCACCCGAAAGCAAAAGCCGATGTTGCATTCATCGTGGATGCAACGGGTTCCATGAGCGATGAAATTAAATTCCTCAAGTCTGATCTCAGTTACATTATTGACCATGCAAGTTCGGAAAGCAAGGTGGCTTTGCGCACGGCAGCTCTGTTTTACCGTGATGAAGGAGATGCTTACCTGACGCGTGCTAGCGACTTTACTGATGATGCTTCTGAAACGCAGGATTTTGTTTCGGAACAGAGCGCTTCTGGCGGTGGCGATTATCCTGAAGCTGTCCATTCTGCGCTTGAGGCTTCGCTGCAGGATCTTTCCTGGAATGGATCGGCCCGCGCACGCATTGCGTTCCTCATTCTTGATGCTCCTGCGCATCATGAGAATGATATCATCGAAAGCCTTCAGGAATCCATCATGCTCTATGCAAAACATGGCATCAAGTTGATTCCGGTGGCGGCTAGCGGTGTGGATAAGGATACGGAATTTATGTTGAGATTCTTTGATGTTGCTACGGGTGGCACCTATGTGTTCCTCACGGATGACAGCGGCATTGGAAATTCTCACATCAAGGCATCTGTAGGTAATTACAATGTGGAAAGCCTTACGGATATCATGATTAGGCTTATCAAGAAATATGTTAAGTAA
- a CDS encoding SGNH/GDSL hydrolase family protein, whose translation MSKEFSKWVACWGNATSITDRKEATYAKDLMLRYPIRACFSGNKLRFHFSNLTGTEPVTISEAYVAKSAQPQTANAQSAATVAAQSITAPSSNYIPTAITFSGKQSATIPAGEEILSDEILFNVTAGETFDVSLYFANFTQMNAGTAITGPLSGGKYSYGNFAKSATLPDDLTRKTNWIYFLNTIDIFTEEKNFALVCFGDSITAQDWPDYLTLRCAREGFNNVAIIRRAVSGTRILREYSCITYAAYGLKGATRFPIEMNVAGARAVIVQHGINDIIHPVGVEVNKFRPWSDMPTADDLINGVRTLYITHARKLGLKIYSGTLLPIYGWRTYNENRDIIRTAFNEWLRTAPDFDGCVDFDKAVRGHDDPKRFSNGFDSGDHLHPSAKAYEAMAECVPEELLK comes from the coding sequence ATGTCAAAAGAATTTTCGAAATGGGTTGCCTGCTGGGGTAACGCCACATCCATCACAGACCGGAAAGAAGCAACATACGCCAAGGATTTAATGCTCCGCTATCCGATTCGCGCCTGCTTTTCGGGGAACAAATTGCGATTCCATTTTTCGAACCTCACCGGCACAGAACCGGTGACCATCAGCGAAGCATATGTCGCCAAATCCGCGCAGCCCCAAACGGCAAACGCACAGTCCGCAGCCACAGTCGCCGCGCAGTCTATAACCGCGCCATCTTCGAATTACATTCCGACTGCGATTACTTTTAGCGGCAAGCAATCCGCCACAATCCCTGCCGGCGAAGAAATCTTGAGTGATGAAATTTTATTCAATGTAACCGCAGGCGAAACATTTGACGTGAGCCTTTACTTTGCAAATTTCACACAAATGAACGCAGGCACGGCCATCACGGGACCGCTTTCGGGTGGCAAGTACAGCTATGGCAACTTCGCAAAATCTGCAACCCTCCCTGACGACCTCACGCGCAAAACAAACTGGATTTACTTCCTCAATACAATCGATATTTTCACCGAAGAAAAAAACTTTGCGCTAGTGTGCTTCGGCGATTCCATCACCGCGCAAGACTGGCCCGATTACCTCACACTCCGCTGCGCCCGCGAAGGATTCAACAATGTCGCCATCATCCGCCGCGCCGTGAGCGGCACTCGCATTTTACGCGAATACAGCTGCATCACCTACGCTGCATACGGCCTTAAAGGCGCCACACGCTTCCCCATCGAAATGAATGTTGCTGGCGCCCGCGCGGTTATCGTACAACACGGCATCAACGACATCATCCACCCCGTCGGCGTTGAAGTCAACAAATTCCGCCCCTGGAGCGACATGCCCACAGCAGACGACCTCATCAACGGCGTCCGCACACTTTACATCACGCATGCACGCAAGCTCGGTCTCAAGATTTACAGCGGCACGCTCCTCCCGATTTACGGCTGGCGCACCTACAACGAGAACCGCGATATCATCCGCACGGCATTCAACGAATGGCTCCGCACCGCACCCGATTTCGATGGTTGTGTTGACTTCGATAAAGCCGTCCGCGGTCACGACGATCCCAAACGATTCAGCAACGGTTTTGATTCCGGCGACCATCTGCACCCCAGCGCCAAAGCATACGAGGCCATGGCTGAATGCGTCCCCGAAGAATTGTTGAAATAA
- the murJ gene encoding murein biosynthesis integral membrane protein MurJ, with protein MNKAAIIVAVSMLLSRVLGIFREMLLAHAAGVSLEKNALDLAFMIPDILNHVVSTGFLSIIFIPIFTGYKVAGDERGGWKFFSNVLNTFGIALLILVIPAFIWMKELIALLTVDGVTPELLERATYYGRIILPGQIFIFVGSILVAVQHTRKQFLIPSLTGLIYNIAIVGGGAAGLALTNYTGNDYGLSGFAWGVPVGAFIGFFALQIFGAKRGGVHYEFIIEPKHPDIIRYFKMMLPMSLGVGSMFGLEFIIRSFGANFGTSGISSLNYAYRVMYTLVAVFGFSVSVTSYPDMARLVKEGDFPQLNRKIWKSLSRMFCILIPAVVAVWALSFPAVRILFERGAFHRETTEAISEILRWYLPVSLGLCLQAVLVRSFYACERMWVPTLLNTGIFAATIPAYILLGEPEVGLGIKSVPIIGATGAILQVISMIFMWAKKNGTDGMKDALLNMARALVAFGIMIAAAIGLDCISDDFVRNANFVTLVVYACAAGIALFTLTLIVQRYLGSKDAKDILNELLGKVLRKLHLAH; from the coding sequence ATGAATAAAGCCGCTATTATTGTTGCCGTTTCGATGCTCCTGAGCCGCGTACTCGGGATTTTCCGTGAAATGCTCCTTGCCCACGCTGCTGGCGTGTCGCTCGAAAAAAATGCACTCGACCTCGCGTTCATGATTCCAGACATCCTGAATCACGTGGTCAGCACCGGATTCTTGTCGATTATATTCATCCCGATTTTCACGGGCTACAAAGTCGCAGGTGACGAACGTGGCGGCTGGAAGTTCTTCAGCAACGTGCTCAATACGTTTGGAATTGCGCTCCTCATTCTCGTGATTCCGGCATTTATCTGGATGAAGGAACTCATCGCACTCCTGACCGTCGATGGCGTGACGCCCGAACTTTTGGAACGCGCCACCTATTACGGGCGCATTATTCTTCCGGGGCAGATTTTCATTTTCGTGGGGAGCATCCTTGTCGCGGTACAGCATACCCGCAAGCAGTTCCTAATTCCCTCCCTCACGGGCCTCATCTACAACATCGCAATTGTGGGCGGCGGTGCCGCAGGCCTTGCCCTCACGAATTACACCGGCAATGATTACGGACTCTCGGGATTTGCATGGGGCGTACCCGTCGGAGCGTTCATCGGATTTTTCGCCCTCCAGATTTTTGGAGCCAAGCGCGGCGGTGTTCATTATGAATTTATCATTGAACCCAAGCACCCTGACATTATTCGTTACTTCAAGATGATGCTCCCCATGTCTCTTGGCGTGGGTTCCATGTTCGGTCTTGAATTTATCATCCGAAGCTTTGGTGCAAATTTCGGCACAAGCGGCATTTCGAGCCTCAACTATGCTTACCGCGTCATGTACACGCTCGTCGCTGTATTCGGCTTCTCGGTCTCGGTCACGAGCTATCCCGACATGGCTCGTCTCGTCAAGGAAGGCGACTTCCCGCAACTCAACCGCAAAATCTGGAAGAGCCTCTCGCGCATGTTCTGCATCTTGATTCCAGCAGTTGTCGCCGTGTGGGCACTCAGCTTCCCCGCCGTGCGCATCCTCTTTGAACGTGGCGCATTCCACCGCGAAACGACCGAAGCGATTTCTGAAATTCTCCGCTGGTACTTGCCCGTGAGCCTTGGGCTCTGCCTGCAGGCGGTTCTCGTCCGCAGCTTCTACGCTTGCGAACGCATGTGGGTCCCCACACTTTTGAATACCGGCATTTTTGCAGCAACCATTCCCGCCTACATTTTGCTGGGCGAACCCGAAGTGGGTCTTGGCATCAAGAGCGTCCCGATTATCGGCGCTACAGGCGCAATACTGCAAGTGATTTCGATGATCTTTATGTGGGCAAAGAAGAACGGCACTGACGGCATGAAGGATGCGCTCCTCAATATGGCACGTGCACTCGTCGCCTTCGGCATCATGATTGCAGCCGCCATCGGTCTTGATTGCATTTCGGATGATTTTGTCCGCAATGCAAACTTTGTAACGCTCGTCGTTTACGCTTGCGCCGCAGGCATTGCGCTCTTTACGCTCACGCTTATTGTCCAGCGCTACCTCGGCAGCAAAGACGCCAAGGACATTTTAAACGAACTTCTTGGGAAAGTGCTCCGCAAGTTGCACCTAGCGCATTAA
- a CDS encoding ABC-ATPase domain-containing protein: MKALYQKIRSLQGKNYGLYKSLADRTWDFGDFVLEFLHVQGDPYAPASRVIIKSNLLMLGFPSEWGSSFERRLALSDFLYRKLSALVREKYPDRDAAVVFDTAGPEMLVRNALWVDNGELRACLQVRLPGDGRKIQAEAAAEILTMVLPDLVSAALYNSGESKPDGVEPELVEHYRVLAERKEILSQLEERGLCAFVPDGAVLPRASGLSELPMEGAVPFTAPAEMAVTLVANGREIRGMGIPKGITVISGGAFHGKSTLLQALTKAVYPHIPGDGREGIVISESAVRVGVEDGRSVRGTDLSQFVRDLPGGISTKNFTTACASGSTSEAANLMEAMEAGSDVFLIDEDSSAVNFLIRDVRVRRLLGDDREPLIPLTDRIREIQNRSFILVAGACGDFLDLADNIIVMASYKAECARINGKNVAAGLADSVVGSAAGTVGVDGAGSCVGDAAKIAPNLPAFVEPQCRDFAEYVKPLLPSLRPASAVERQVKVKISGDTLLQIGFLVSDTSKAGALVDKQQRFGAGFMLLNLCQNAASNNDSANGEPQKSATIMERINALCEKIKNVGFRNLPQGLSREMSLPRPIDIACVLYRMRDGKR; encoded by the coding sequence ATGAAAGCGCTTTATCAAAAAATTCGCAGTTTACAAGGGAAAAATTATGGGCTTTACAAATCCCTCGCGGATAGGACGTGGGATTTTGGTGACTTTGTGCTGGAATTTCTCCATGTGCAGGGTGACCCGTATGCACCGGCTTCGCGTGTGATAATTAAGTCGAACTTGCTGATGCTGGGGTTCCCAAGCGAATGGGGTAGCTCTTTTGAACGGCGCCTCGCGTTGAGCGATTTTCTTTACCGTAAACTTTCTGCACTTGTTCGTGAAAAGTATCCCGATAGGGATGCCGCGGTTGTTTTTGACACTGCTGGACCTGAAATGCTGGTGCGGAACGCGCTTTGGGTCGATAATGGTGAACTGCGGGCTTGTCTGCAAGTGCGCTTGCCGGGCGATGGTCGCAAAATCCAGGCCGAAGCTGCTGCCGAGATTTTGACGATGGTGCTCCCGGACTTGGTTTCGGCGGCGCTTTATAATTCGGGCGAGTCAAAGCCGGATGGTGTTGAGCCTGAACTTGTTGAACATTACCGCGTGCTTGCCGAGCGCAAGGAAATTTTGTCGCAGCTTGAAGAACGTGGACTTTGTGCGTTTGTGCCGGATGGTGCTGTTTTGCCGCGCGCGTCGGGACTTAGTGAACTCCCGATGGAAGGGGCTGTGCCGTTTACCGCGCCTGCTGAAATGGCGGTGACGCTTGTCGCAAACGGTCGCGAGATTCGCGGTATGGGAATCCCGAAAGGCATTACCGTGATTTCGGGCGGGGCGTTCCATGGAAAATCGACTTTGTTGCAGGCGCTCACGAAGGCTGTTTACCCGCATATTCCGGGCGATGGCCGCGAAGGCATTGTCATTAGCGAATCGGCGGTGCGCGTGGGCGTTGAAGATGGCCGCAGCGTTCGCGGAACAGACCTATCGCAGTTTGTGCGTGATTTGCCGGGCGGAATTTCGACAAAGAACTTTACGACCGCTTGTGCATCGGGTTCGACGAGCGAGGCCGCAAACTTGATGGAAGCGATGGAAGCTGGGAGCGATGTGTTTTTGATTGACGAAGACTCCTCTGCTGTGAACTTTTTGATTCGCGATGTCCGTGTGAGGAGGCTCTTGGGCGATGATCGCGAACCGCTTATCCCGCTGACGGACCGCATCCGTGAAATCCAGAATCGTAGCTTTATTCTGGTAGCTGGCGCCTGCGGTGATTTTTTGGATTTGGCAGACAACATTATCGTGATGGCTTCGTACAAGGCGGAATGTGCAAGAATTAATGGAAAGAATGTAGCGGCGGGGCTTGCTGATAGTGTTGTTGGTTCGGCTGCTGGAACGGTTGGCGTGGATGGTGCAGGTAGTTGCGTCGGTGATGCCGCAAAAATCGCGCCTAACTTGCCCGCATTTGTGGAACCGCAGTGTCGCGACTTTGCTGAATACGTGAAACCGTTGCTCCCGTCACTTCGCCCTGCATCTGCTGTAGAGCGCCAAGTGAAAGTCAAAATTTCGGGCGATACTTTATTGCAAATTGGGTTCCTCGTTTCGGATACATCTAAGGCGGGAGCGCTCGTGGATAAGCAACAGCGATTCGGTGCAGGCTTTATGCTGTTGAACCTCTGCCAGAATGCAGCGAGCAACAATGATTCTGCAAATGGTGAGCCGCAAAAGTCTGCAACGATTATGGAACGCATCAATGCGCTCTGCGAAAAAATCAAGAATGTCGGATTCCGCAATTTGCCGCAAGGCCTAAGCCGCGAAATGAGCCTCCCGCGCCCTATCGATATCGCTTGCGTGCTGTATAGAATGCGCGACGGTAAGAGATAG
- a CDS encoding PEGA domain-containing protein, which yields MKKLYIFALMMAFLFTTVVADEEDPPPRGKAATINIITEPPNSDVFLGGEPLGKSPIKDKEVKSGRQTLVVIDQGFELVNKRVNVWPGKDSRNNFDFSTKIPKGHIKITTNPPRCLIFVDGEQADKTDGAELVVHNLDAGDHMVRAQCSNRKSAEALVTVKGEETAEVHLDATSGSKKKKKR from the coding sequence ATGAAAAAGCTGTATATTTTTGCCTTGATGATGGCTTTCCTCTTCACGACCGTTGTCGCTGACGAAGAAGATCCACCTCCGCGTGGCAAGGCCGCAACCATTAATATCATTACCGAACCGCCTAATAGCGATGTGTTCCTTGGTGGTGAACCTCTCGGCAAGAGCCCGATCAAGGATAAAGAAGTCAAGTCTGGCCGCCAGACTCTCGTTGTTATCGACCAGGGCTTTGAACTCGTCAACAAGCGCGTGAACGTCTGGCCGGGCAAGGATAGTCGCAACAACTTCGACTTCAGCACCAAGATTCCGAAGGGCCACATTAAGATCACGACCAATCCGCCGCGCTGCCTCATCTTCGTCGATGGCGAACAGGCTGACAAGACAGATGGTGCAGAACTCGTTGTTCACAACCTTGACGCAGGTGACCACATGGTTCGCGCACAGTGCAGCAACCGCAAGAGCGCAGAAGCACTCGTGACCGTCAAGGGCGAAGAAACGGCAGAAGTTCATCTTGACGCTACCAGCGGTTCCAAGAAGAAGAAGAAACGTTAA
- a CDS encoding penicillin-binding protein activator LpoB, with the protein MSKIWIFALCAGLAFLSGCASDGGKKVTRLDANSVTDLSGSWNDTDSRLVAEEMINDCLGRPWYSQFSAQKGSVPTIVIGKVRNKSHEHIRVETFIKDIERALINSGKAEFVANANERGDLRDELADQQGNVTEETMKDAGMEIGADLMLTGTINSVIDQEGGEQVVFYQIDMELTDIQSHRKVWIGDKKIKKYMSKSSVKF; encoded by the coding sequence ATGTCTAAAATTTGGATTTTTGCCCTCTGCGCAGGCCTCGCTTTCCTCTCTGGTTGCGCTAGTGACGGTGGTAAAAAAGTCACCCGCCTCGACGCAAACTCTGTTACCGACCTCTCCGGCAGTTGGAACGATACCGACTCCCGCCTCGTCGCCGAAGAAATGATCAACGACTGCCTCGGTCGTCCGTGGTACAGCCAGTTCTCCGCCCAGAAGGGTTCCGTGCCGACTATCGTGATTGGCAAAGTTCGCAACAAGAGCCACGAACATATCCGCGTTGAAACGTTCATCAAGGATATTGAACGCGCCCTCATCAATTCCGGCAAGGCCGAATTCGTTGCAAACGCCAACGAACGTGGCGACCTCCGCGATGAGCTTGCAGACCAGCAGGGCAACGTTACTGAAGAAACGATGAAGGACGCAGGCATGGAAATCGGCGCAGACCTCATGCTCACCGGCACCATAAACTCCGTCATCGACCAGGAAGGCGGCGAACAGGTCGTCTTCTACCAGATCGACATGGAACTCACCGACATCCAGAGCCACCGCAAGGTTTGGATTGGCGACAAGAAAATCAAGAAGTACATGTCCAAGAGCAGCGTGAAGTTCTAG
- a CDS encoding response regulator transcription factor, producing MTQNTSSTNILIIEDEIAIAEGLVDLCELNGYRVKHVVDGESGLAEALSGQYGLVLLDLMLPGMDGFTVCDKIREKDKSLPIIILSAKNSDDDIINGLKFGADDYIPKPFSVPMLLARIEAVLRRSRQTMENEGKLVAGNLRVNFREYTGVRGTEELAFTRKEIEILEYLWNNRDHAIPRSELLRKVWGYENAESVDTRTVDIHITKLRKKIEDDPAHPKLLVTFRGEGYQMRSAPECEKSV from the coding sequence ATGACTCAAAATACAAGCAGCACGAACATCCTCATCATCGAAGATGAAATTGCCATTGCCGAAGGCCTCGTAGACCTCTGCGAGCTCAACGGTTACCGCGTCAAGCACGTTGTTGACGGCGAAAGCGGCCTTGCCGAAGCACTTTCCGGACAGTACGGACTCGTACTCCTGGACCTCATGCTTCCGGGCATGGACGGCTTTACCGTTTGCGACAAGATCCGCGAAAAGGACAAGAGCCTCCCGATTATCATCCTTTCTGCAAAGAATTCCGATGACGATATCATCAACGGGCTCAAGTTCGGCGCCGACGACTACATCCCGAAGCCGTTCTCCGTGCCGATGCTCCTTGCACGTATCGAAGCAGTGCTCCGCCGTAGCCGCCAGACGATGGAAAATGAAGGCAAGCTTGTAGCCGGCAACCTCCGCGTGAACTTCCGTGAATATACGGGCGTTCGCGGTACAGAAGAACTGGCATTTACCCGCAAGGAAATTGAAATTCTTGAATACCTCTGGAACAACCGCGACCACGCTATTCCGCGTTCCGAACTTCTCCGCAAGGTCTGGGGTTACGAAAACGCAGAATCCGTCGACACTCGCACGGTTGACATCCACATCACCAAACTCCGCAAGAAGATTGAAGACGATCCGGCTCATCCGAAGCTGCTCGTCACTTTCCGCGGTGAAGGTTATCAGATGCGTTCGGCACCAGAATGCGAGAAATCAGTATAA